The Raphanus sativus cultivar WK10039 chromosome 2, ASM80110v3, whole genome shotgun sequence genome includes a region encoding these proteins:
- the LOC108840032 gene encoding beta-glucosidase 20, with protein MERFHRFPLLGLVLFLGFIGSPTTAIVHACSSTELTFSRANFPEGFIFGTSTAAFQVEGAVHEGCRGPSMWDTYTKKFPHRNNYHKADVAVDFYHRYKEDIKLMKDLNTDGFRFSIAWPRIFPHGRMEKGVSKAGVQFYHDLIDELLKNEITPLVTVFHWDTPQDLEDEYGGFLSDRIIKDYTEYANFTFQEYGHKVKHWITFNEPWVFSRAGYDIGKTAPGRCSKYIKEHGELCHDGRSGHEAYIVSHNMLLAHADAVEAFRKCDKCKGGKIGIAHTPAWFDQRDLTDDPHQHSEEEHETPATNLIDFVMGWHLNPTTYGDYPQSMKDHVGDRLPEFTEAQKNKLKNSADFVGINYYNSLFALHGEEPDPSKPSWQSDSLIDYEPRYVDKFNAFTIKPDVARVEVYANGLRRLLNYIKDKYGNPEVIITGNGYGEDLGEQDRSLVLALSDDHRTYYIQKHLLSLHQAICDDKVNVTGYFLWSLMDNFEWQEGYSARFGLYYVDYNNNLTRHEKLSAQWYSSFLQDGLKEFEYDQHDEQHEHDEL; from the exons ATGGAGAGGTTCCATAGGTTTCCTCTCCTTGGTTTGGTTCTTTTCCTCGGCTTTATTGGCTCACCGACCACGGCCATTGTACATGCTTGCTCCAGTACAGAACTAACCTTTAGTCGTGCCAACTTCCCTGAGGGTTTCATTTTTGGTACCTCGACCGCAGCTTTTCAG gtTGAAGGAGCTGTACATGAAGGATGTAGAGGTCCAAGCATGTGGGACACATACACTAAGAAATTCCcac ATAGAAATAATTATCATAAGGCCGACGTTGCCGTCGATTTCTACCATCGTTACAAG gAAGATATCAAGTTGATGAAAGATCTGAACACTGATGGATTTAGATTTTCCATTGCATGGCCTAGAATATTCCCAC ATGGTAGGATGGAGAAAGGAGTAAGCAAAGCAGGTGTGCAGTTTTACCACGACCTAATTGATGAGCTCCTCAAAAATG AAATAACACCGTTAGTAACCGTTTTTCACTGGGACACTCCTCAAGACTTGGAAGATGAATACGGTGGCTTCTTAAGCGACCGTATAAT AAAGGATTATACGGAGTACGCAAACTTCACATTCCAAGAGTACGGACACAAAGTGAAGCATTGGATCACATTTAACGAGCCATGGGTGTTCAGTCGAGCTGGCTACGACATTGGGAAAACAGCACCGGGACGTTGTTCAAAGTACATCAAAGAGCACGGAGAGTTGTGTCACGATGGACGATCAGGACACGAGGCTTATATCGTTAGCCATAACATGCTCTTGGCACATGCTGATGCCGTAGAGGCCTTTAGAAAATGCGACAAG TGTAAAGGTGGTAAAATTGGGATTGCTCATACTCCCGCTTGGTTTGACCAGCGCGACCTCACGGATGACCCGCACCAGCACTCGGAAGAAGAACACGAAACTCCTGCAACTAATTTGATTGACTTCGTCATGGGATG GCATTTGAATCCGACCACGTATGGAGATTATCCACAATCGATGAAAGATCATGTCGGAGATCGACTACCAGAATTTACTGAAGCACAGAAGAACAAGTTGAAAAATTCTGCTGATTTTGTAGGAATCAATTACTATAATTCACTATTTGCATTGCACGGCGAAGAGCCAGATCCTTCGAAACCTAGTTGGCAGAGTGATTCTCTCATTGACTATGAAC CTAGGTATGTGGATAAATTCAATGCATTTACAATCAAG CCTGATGTTGCCAGAGTTGAAGTCTACGCAAATGGTTTGAGAAGACTTCTGAACTACATAAAGGATAAATACGGCAATCCTGAAGTCATTATCACCGGGAATG GATACGGAGAAGATCTAGGTGAGCAAGACAGAAGTCTTGTACTGGCGCTCTCAGATGACCACAGAACATACTACATTCAGAAGCATCTCTTGAGCTTGCACCAAGCAATTTG CGATGATAAAGTAAACGTTACAGGGTATTTTCTTTGGTCATTGATGGATAATTTTGAATGGCAAGAGGGGTACAGCGCGAGATTTGGACTATACTACGTCGATTACAATAATAATTTGACACGCCATGAAAAATTATCAGCCCAGTGGTACTCGAGTTTTCTCCAAGATGGACTAAAAGAGTTCGAGTATGATCAGCACGATGAGCAACACGAGCACGATGAGTTGTAG
- the LOC108840489 gene encoding GDSL esterase/lipase EXL6: MFRENILVLTLFSIYWLSSAAGQNKSFSAIFAFGDSILDTGNNNRLLTLLKGNFWPYGLNYDFKIPTGRFGNGRVFTDMIAHGLGVKKVVPAYRRLRRIKPDDLKTGVCFASGGSGIDDLTSKTLGVLSTGDQVRDFKKYLKKLKNATKNKKQMKSIISNAVFLISEGNNDIGYFATPARLRLQSKDTYTSNMVFWTKTFLQDLYDLGARKFAVMGAIPVGCLPFHRFLFGGVFAWCNFMMNKVSEDFNTKLQKALIGYEVEECFKGAKFVYVDMYGSLMDLINHPKAYGFTEGKRSCCCMVTSIIPCLNPDEYVFYDFAHPTMRAYEVISKPLVYQIRKGLA, encoded by the exons ATGTTTAGGGAAAATATATTGGTGTTGACATTATTTTCCATTTATTGGCTTTCATCAGCGGCTGGACAAAACAAATCCTTTTCTGCAATTTTTGCTTTTGGAGATTCAATACTAGATACTGGTAACAATAATCGTCTTCTTACTCTACTCAAGGGAAATTTCTGGCCATATGGTTTGAACTATGACTTTAAGATACCGACGGGCAGATTTGGAAATGGAAGAGTTTTCACCGATATGATTG CTCACGGGTTGGGGGTAAAAAAAGTTGTACCCGCTTATCGTAGGTTGCGTCGCATCAAGCCCGACGACCTTAAAACTGGCGTTTGTTTCGCATCAGGTGGTTCAGGAATCGACGATCTTACATCTAAAACGCTG GGGGTTTTATCCACAGGCGACCAAGTAAGagatttcaaaaaatatttgaagaaacTAAAGAATGCGAcgaaaaataagaaacaaatgAAATCCATAATTTCAAACGCAGTGTTTCTTATTTCTGAAGGAAATAACGACATTGGATACTTCGCGACTCCCGCTCGTCTACGATTACAATCCAAAGATACATACACAAGTAACATGGTTTTTTGGACAAAAACATTCCTACAA GATTTATACGATCTTGGAGCGAGAAAATTCGCGGTGATGGGAGCGATTCCGGTAGGATGCTTGCCTTTCCATCGCTTCCTATTTGGTGGAGTATTTGCATGGTGTAACTTCATGATGAATAAAGTTTCGGAAGACTTCAACACAAAATTGCAGAAAGCTCTTATTGGTTACGAAGTAGAAGAATGTTTTAAAGGTGCAAAGTTTGTTTACGTCGACATGTACGGCTCTCTCATGGATCTTATCAACCATCCTAAGGCCTATG GGTTTACAGAAGGGAAAAGATCGTGTTGTTGTATGGTGACATCGATAATACCATGCCTAAACCCGGACGAGTACGTATTCTATGACTTCGCTCACCCCACCATGAGAGCCTATGAAGTAATATCTAAACCTCTTGTCTATCAGATAAGGAAAGGCCTTGCATGA
- the LOC108840279 gene encoding GDSL esterase/lipase EXL4-like, translated as MNLMLDMSRKKTLVLAITSIYFLSTVTAGSFPALLAFGDSILDTGNNNFLMTFMRANIWPYGRSYTMKIPTGRFGNGRVFSDIVAEGLGIKKNLPAARKLFIAPSDLKTGVCFASGGAGVDPVTSRLMRVLKPSDQISDYKKYIMKLRVVAPTQASSIIANAVYLVSQGNNDLGISFFMTRSAFMRGYVTSGAYTTKLTSWNKNFMKQMYDQGARKFAVMGVIPFGCLPMTRIMGRCNLFGNLLAERYNGKLRSGVKTWPSEAGFRGAKFVYVDMFNTLMDVIKNYRRYGFSNANNGCCCMPTAIVPCVNPHSHVFYDFVHPSEKAYKTISKRLVQDIKRGLA; from the exons ATGAACTTAATGTTAGATATGAGTAGGAAAAAAACATTGGTGTTAGCAATAACTTCCATTTATTTCTTATCGACCGTAACTGCTGGTTCATTTCCTGCGCTTTTGGCTTTTGGAGATTCAATACTTGATACCGGTAACAACAATTTTCTCATGACTTTTATGAGAGCAAATATCTGGCCATATGGGAGAAGCTACACTATGAAAATCCCGACGGGAAGATTCGGAAATGGAAGAGTTTTCTCCGATATAGttg CCGAGGGTTTGgggattaaaaaaaatttaccagCTGCTCGTAAGCTTTTCATTGCTCCAAGCGACCTTAAAACTGGTGTTTGTTTCGCATCAGGTGGTGCAGGAGTCGACCCTGTTACATCTAGACTAAtg AGAGTTTTAAAGCCAAGCGACCAAATAAGTGATTACAAAAAGTACATAATGAAGCTAAGGGTCGTAGCACCTACGCAAGCGAGTTCAATCATTGCAAATGCAGTGTATCTTGTTTCTCAAGGAAATAATGATCTTGGAATCTCGTTTTTTATGACTCGATCTGCATTCATGCGAGGATATGTGACGAGTGGTGCTTACACCACTAAACTAACTAGTTGGAACAAAAATTTTATGAAA CAAATGTATGATCAAGGAGCCAGAAAATTCGCAGTGATGGGAGTGATACCGTTTGGATGTTTGCCTATGACAAGAATCATGGGTAGGTGTAACTTGTTCGGAAATCTATTAGCTGAAAGGTACAACGGAAAATTGAGGAGTGGTGTTAAAACTTGGCCAAGCGAAGCCGGTTTTCGTGGTGCAAAATTTGTCTATGTCGACATGTTCAACACTCTTATGgatgttataaaaaattatagaagaTACG GATTTAGTAATGCCAATAATGGGTGTTGTTGTATGCCTACAGCGATAGTACCTTGCGTAAATCCTCATAGTCACGTCTTCTATGACTTTGTTCATCCCTCGGAGAAAGCCTACAAAACCATTTCCAAAAGGCTGGTCCAGGATATCAAGAGAGGCCTTGCCTAG
- the LOC108841328 gene encoding uncharacterized protein LOC108841328 — translation MDNDEECLPSGVGGGPSSTNVSRVIKELEIHKEISIQKDILCDVRIFCASINLRAFESSTLALFSVIIAINDNKLVRSSGIHLTQRRLDSFKSNAAPVLVSEPGSFDLNFFFFPFPELSMPPRRNNNAADFPLNDWEELRRTLLAMHENMQNAIQFAVREIAENAFLNQGHRDHDDRDWNRDHVRVFEEDGATDVEDNPFADEVRRHGNRGGFQEREDRRWENGFKLEIPEFHGGTRGEELLDWLVAVQEILDFKRVPEDRKVPLVATKFRGKAASWWLQTKTARARAGKESVRTWAKLEKLLRKSFLPYNFDRTMFTRLQNLRQGSRTVDDYAEEFTLLLTRNEVLDSDVQLVSRFIGGLRPQIQSAMSQFDPLTIAEAHRRVVAFEQQFKSSTQGWNSSKQVTKGSKRKRLGRTQQTAKLLQLDKMQELKSCVVLPDQPQLDDEVKWDEDGEEGLEDDLPELEEESNAGDHGTLLMLRRVCLAPMRQDDQPWLRTNIFSSTCTVKGKICRFVIDSGSSRNVISEEAVNKLGLRRSDHPAPYKLVWLQEGSVIRVTHRVLVSLSIGAHYKDKIYCDVVPMDVSHILLGRPWQYDRDVSHSGRTNVYSFFFENRRIVLLPSQDPPPLPSQPQQRALPHLLEGTGSSDTVLFCSHAEFSKALKEEEVAFALVSVPTTTTPQTPTPPVIMSLLTEFADIFPTDLPRGLPPLRDIQHLIDLVLGASLSNRPHYRMSLQEHEELRKQVEALVAKGHIRESLSPCAVPALLIPKKDGTWRMCVDSRAINKITVHYRFPIPRLDDLLDQIGASVFSKLDLKSGYHQIRIRPGDEWKTAFKTREGLFEWLVMPFGLSNAPSTFMRIMNQALRPLIGKFVVVYFDDILVFSKSLETHIDHLRQVLAILRQEKFFVASQKCEWAAEQFLFLGYVVSSKGLSMDTGKVEAIRAWPIPTSISAIRSFHGLASFYRRFVHHFSSIMAPLTECMKGTHFVWTTAAAEAFEQIKVKLTTAPVLVLPDFAETFELHCDASKLGIGAVLSQQSRPVAFYSEKLLGAKSRYSTYDVEFFAVIQSIRHWRHYLVHRDFVLFTDHDALKHLDNQVKVSSRHANWIAYLQQFTFAIKHKSGKLNRVGMH, via the exons ATGGACAATGATGAAGAATGTCTTCCAAGTGGTGTTGGTGGTGGACCATCATCAACAA ATGTTTCTCGTGTTATTAAGGAACTAGAGATACACAAGGAGATATCGATTCAAAAG GATATTCTTTGTGACGTCAGGATATTCTGTGCGTCAA TTAATCTCAGAGCTTTTGAAAGTTCAACCTTGGCTTTGTTTTCGGTTATTATTGCAATCAACGACAACAAGCTTGTTCGATCTTCGGGTATTCACTTGACTCAACGAAGACTCGATTCTTTTAAATCTAACGCTGCGCCagttttggtatcagagcctggcTCGTTCgacctaaatttttttttctttccgtTTCCAGAACTAAGTATGCCTCCGCGTCGCAACAACAACGCAGCAGACTTTCCCCTCAACGACTGGGAGGAACTTCGTCGCACGCTGTTAGCTATGCATGAGAACATGCAGAATGCAATTCAATTTGCAGTCCGAGAGATCGCGGAGAACGCGTTTCTCAACCAGGGTCACCGAGATCATGACGATCGAGATTGGAACCGAGATCATGTCCGTGTTTTTGAAGAGGATGGAGCAACCGACGTGGAAGATAACCCTTTCGCCGATGAGGTCCGTCGTCATGGAAACAGGGGAGGATTTCAGGAACGGGAGGATCGTCGTTGGGAAAATGGATTCAAACTGGAAATTCCAGAATTTCACGGAGGGACGCGTGGAGAGGAGCTGCTGGATTGGTTAGTCGCCGTTCAGGAGATCTTGGACTTCAAGAGGGTTCCAGAGGATCGTAAAGTACCTTTGGTGGCAACCAAATTTCGGGGCAAAGCTGCTTCGTGGTGGTTACAAACCAAGACGGCTCGAGCTCGAGCGGGGAAGGAGAGCGTTCGTACTTGGGCGAAGCTTGAAAAGTTATTACGCAAGTCCTTTTTGCCGTATAACTTTGATCGCACCATGTTCACCAGATTGCAGAATCTGCGTCAAGGATCGAGAACTGTGGATGACTATGCAGAGGAGTTTACACTACTCCTGACTCGAAATGAAGTACTTGACAGCGACGTTCAATTGGTGTCGAGGTTTATTGGCGGGTTGCGACCTCAAATTCAGAGTGCGATGTCTCAGTTTGATCCTTTAACGATAGCTGAAGCACATCGAAGGGTGGTTGCCTTCGAGCAGCAATTCAAGTCTTCTACACAAGGCTGGAACTCGTCTAAGCAAGTAACCAAGGGCAGCAAGCGAAAGAGACTGGGGAGAACACAACAAACCGCCAAGCTGCTGCAACTCGACAAAATGCAGGAGCTGAAGAGTTGCGTCGTTCTTCCAGACCAGCCACAATTAG ATGATGAAGTTAAGTGGGACGAGGACGGAGAGGAAGGTCTTGAGGATGATTTACCTGAGCTGGAAGAGGAGAGCAATGCAGGTGATCATGGCACCTTACTCATGCTGCGCCGAGTTTGCCTTGCACCTATGAGGCAAGATGACCAGCCTTGGTTACGAACCAACATCTTCTCTTCAACGTGTACGGTCAAGGGCAAGATTTGCAGGTTTGTGATTGATTCGGGAAGCTCTCGGAACGTTATATCTGAAGAGGCAGTCAACAAACTTGGTCTGCGTCGGTCAGATCACCCAGCTCCGTACAAACTCGTCTGGTTGCAGGAAGGATCAGTAATTCGTGTTACTCACCGTGTCCTTGTGTCACTCTCGATAGGTGCACACTATAAGGATAAAATTTATTGTGATGTGGTGCCAATGGATGTCAGTCACATCCTGTTGGGGCGACCTTGGCAGTATGACAGAGATGTCTCTCACAGTGGGCGTACTAACGTCTACAGTTTCTTCTTTGAGAACAGAAGGATAGTGTTACTTCCTAGTCAAGACCCTCCACCGTTACCGTCTCAGCCTCAACAGAGAGCGCTACCACATCTGCTCGAAGGAACGGGTTCCAGTGATACAGTGCTCTTTTGCTCCCACGCAGAATTCTCTAAGGCACTAAAGGAAGAAGAAGTCGCATTTGCGCTGGTCTCGGTCCCCACTACAACCACACCACAGACTCCGACACCACCAGTCATCATGTCGCTACTTACGGAGTTCGCAGATATCTTTCCCACAGATTTGCCGAGGGGATTACCACCGTTGAGGGATATTCAGCATCTGATTGACCTTGTCCTGGGGGCATCACTATCTAACAGACCCCACTACAGGATGAGCCTTCAAGAGCACGAAGAACTCCGCAAGCAGGTCGAGGCCCTAGTAGCAAAAGGTCATATTCGAGAAAGTCTGAGTCCTTGCGCAGTGCCTGCTCTGCTGATTCCTAAGAAAGATGGCACATGGAGAATGTGCGTCGATAGTAGAGCAATTAACAAGATTACAGTGCACTACCGATTCCCTATTCCACGACTAGATGATCTCCTGGATCAGATTGGAGCAAGTGTGTTTTCTAAACTTGACTTGAAGAGTGGCTATCACCAGATTCGCATCAGACCTGGAGACGAATGGAAGACAGCCTTCAAAACTCGTGAAGGTTTATTTGAATGGCTAGTGATGCCTTTTGGCCTTTCTAATGCGCCTAGCACCTTCATGAGGATTATGAATCAGGCTCTGCGACCGCTTATTGGGAAATTTGTCGTTGTCTACTTTGACGACATCTTGGTGTTCAGTAAGTCGTTGGAGACACATATTGATCACTTGCGGCAAGTTCTTGCAATACTGAGACAGGAGAAGTTCTTTGTAGCAAGTCAGAAGTGCGAGTGGGCGGCTGAGCAATTCCTATTTTTGGGATATGTAGTTTCCAGTAAGGGTCTCTCGATGGATACCGGGAAAGTAGAGGCAATTAGAGCTTGGCCGATTCCTACATCTATCTCGGCAATACGAAGCTTCCATGGGCTGGCTTCATTCTACAGGAGGTTCGTGCACCATTTTAGCTCGATCATGGCACCTCTTACAGAGTGTATGAAGGGCACTCACTTCGTCTGGACGACAGCAGCAGCCGAGGCCTTCGAGCAGATCAAAGTGAAATTGACGACTGCGCCAGTGTTGGTCCTGCCAGACTTCGCGGAGACATTCGAGTTGCATTGCGACGCGTCTAAACTGGGCATTGGTGCCGTATTAAGCCAGCAATCTCGTCCTGTCGCCTTTTATAGCGAAAAGCTTTTGGGTGCCAAGAGTAGATACTCGACTTACGATGTAGAGTTCTTCGCCGTCATTCAATCCATTCGCCATTGGAGGCATTATTTGGTGCATCGCGATTTTGTCCTTTTTACAGACCATGATGCTCTGAAGCATCTTGATAACCAAGTCAAGGTGTCATCTCGCCATGCCAATTGGATAGCATACTTGCAGCAGTTCACCTTCGCCATCAAGCACAAGTCCGGCAAGTTGAATCGTGTGGGGATGCATTGA